One Cellulomonas taurus genomic region harbors:
- a CDS encoding DUF3263 domain-containing protein → MSATAETFQVDGGLSERDQQVLAFERQWWKYAGAKEQAIRELFDMSATRYYQVLNALIDDPAALAHDPMLVKRLRRMRSTRQRQRTARRLGSDA, encoded by the coding sequence ATGAGCGCGACGGCCGAGACGTTCCAGGTCGACGGCGGCCTCTCCGAGCGCGATCAGCAGGTGCTGGCCTTCGAGCGGCAGTGGTGGAAGTACGCCGGTGCCAAGGAGCAGGCGATCCGCGAGCTCTTCGACATGTCGGCGACCCGGTACTACCAGGTGCTCAACGCGCTGATCGACGACCCGGCTGCCCTCGCGCACGACCCGATGCTGGTCAAGCGGCTGCGGCGGATGCGCTCGACCCGGCAGCGGCAGCGCACGGCCCGGCGTCTCGGCTCCGACGCCTGA
- a CDS encoding uracil-DNA glycosylase, with product MTTHAPAPLSDLIAADWAAALAPVEQQIHAMGDFLRSEVAAGHGYLPAGDAILNAFRRPLAEVRVLVVGQDPYPTPGHPMGLSFSVQPTVRPLPRSLTNIFTELEADLGIPPHGNGDLSTWADRGVMLLNRVLTVRPGAAASHRGKGWEQVTDRAIEALVERGGPLVAILWGRDAQSLRPRLAGVPTVESAHPSPLSASRGFFGSRPFSRVNQLLTEQGAEPIDWALA from the coding sequence GTGACCACGCACGCCCCCGCACCCCTGTCCGATCTGATCGCCGCCGACTGGGCGGCGGCCCTGGCGCCGGTGGAGCAGCAGATCCACGCGATGGGGGACTTCCTGCGGTCCGAGGTCGCGGCCGGTCACGGGTATCTGCCGGCCGGGGACGCGATCCTGAACGCCTTCCGCCGACCGCTGGCCGAGGTCCGGGTGCTGGTCGTCGGGCAGGACCCCTATCCGACGCCTGGTCACCCGATGGGCCTGTCGTTCTCCGTGCAGCCGACGGTGCGCCCGCTCCCCCGGTCCCTGACCAACATCTTCACGGAGCTGGAGGCCGACCTCGGCATCCCGCCGCACGGGAACGGGGACCTGTCGACCTGGGCGGACCGTGGGGTCATGCTGCTCAACCGGGTGCTGACGGTGCGCCCCGGCGCGGCGGCCTCGCACCGGGGCAAGGGATGGGAGCAGGTCACCGACCGGGCGATCGAGGCCCTGGTGGAGCGCGGCGGGCCGCTGGTCGCGATCCTCTGGGGCCGGGACGCCCAGTCGCTGCGGCCCCGGCTCGCCGGTGTGCCCACGGTGGAGAGCGCGCACCCGAGTCCGCTGTCGGCCAGCCGGGGGTTCTTCGGCTCCCGACCCTTCTCCCGGGTGAACCAGCTGTTGACCGAACAGGGTGCCGAGCCGATCGACTGGGCGTTGGCCTGA
- a CDS encoding sensor histidine kinase produces the protein MRLGPRDADHADRWALLFATGSVMSVFAVGAAVQTAYIYNNQVADGDGVPVLARIAANSGAVLAMTALLGWRGAELPARGTWRLIVGVIGAGLLAGLTRAVLQVTFGVYEPSHVTALATDMASASVVAWIAAAIGYTTMRSRRRLRAQMEHAARGQVQIELALSALQHEEVRVRREVAEGLHGTVQQRLVLVVARLDRLAARLERGTVDEADLELLAELRAEIETVREADVRATSRMLYPDQLEVGMVPAIRSLLGRIPTSVNTRLGVEPEIRALDDPAASRLSQGERLLAVRVVEEAVSNALRHGHAEVIDVRLSQEGEAVVVSIWDDGVGFGDRPGPASGTARLADRLRLAGGELRLSSVPGDGTQVIARVPVESLRVGVPPAPSAG, from the coding sequence ATGAGGCTGGGACCCCGGGACGCCGATCACGCCGATCGGTGGGCACTGCTGTTCGCCACCGGGTCGGTCATGTCGGTGTTCGCCGTCGGTGCGGCGGTGCAGACCGCCTACATCTACAACAACCAGGTCGCCGACGGCGACGGGGTGCCGGTGCTGGCCCGGATCGCCGCGAACTCCGGCGCCGTGCTGGCGATGACCGCGCTGCTGGGCTGGCGTGGGGCGGAGCTCCCGGCCCGCGGCACCTGGCGGCTGATCGTCGGGGTGATCGGCGCCGGTCTGCTGGCGGGGCTGACCCGCGCGGTGCTGCAGGTGACCTTCGGCGTGTACGAGCCGTCGCATGTGACGGCCCTGGCCACCGACATGGCCAGCGCCTCCGTGGTGGCATGGATCGCGGCGGCGATCGGGTACACCACGATGCGCTCCCGACGACGGCTCCGGGCGCAGATGGAGCACGCCGCCCGGGGCCAGGTGCAAATCGAGCTGGCACTGTCGGCGCTGCAGCACGAGGAGGTCCGGGTCCGGCGCGAGGTCGCCGAGGGGTTGCACGGCACCGTGCAGCAGCGGCTGGTGCTGGTGGTCGCCCGGCTGGACAGGCTGGCGGCGCGGTTGGAGCGCGGCACCGTGGACGAGGCCGATCTGGAGCTGCTGGCCGAGCTCCGCGCCGAGATCGAGACCGTGCGCGAGGCGGACGTCCGGGCGACCAGTCGCATGCTGTACCCGGACCAGCTGGAGGTGGGCATGGTCCCGGCGATCCGCTCGCTGCTCGGCCGGATCCCGACCTCGGTGAACACCCGGCTCGGGGTCGAGCCGGAGATCCGTGCCCTGGACGACCCGGCCGCCTCGCGGCTGAGTCAGGGCGAGCGGCTGCTCGCGGTGCGGGTGGTCGAGGAAGCGGTGAGCAACGCCCTGCGGCACGGACATGCCGAGGTGATCGACGTCCGGCTCTCCCAGGAGGGCGAGGCCGTGGTGGTGTCGATCTGGGACGACGGGGTGGGCTTCGGTGATCGTCCGGGCCCGGCGTCCGGCACCGCGCGGCTGGCCGACCGGTTGCGGCTGGCCGGAGGTGAGCTGCGGCTGTCCTCGGTGCCGGGGGACGGCACGCAGGTGATCGCCCGGGTGCCGGTGGAGTCCCTGCGCGTGGGTGTGCCGCCGGCCCCCTCAGCTGGCTGA
- a CDS encoding signal peptidase I — translation MTPTRHPRSARLRSAAGWVLTGALVGVLVWFGWPSTLGGCTTLTIVSGHSMEPTYYTGDLVVSRCGVPATGDVVVYTPPGVDHGRVIHRVVGGDAAHGWAIRGDNNDFYDPWRPTQEDVLGIAVLHVPGLGRVASILLDPWAWASLLVIAGGVLLWPSKPGPDTAPPTDTGAERPLPEPVA, via the coding sequence GTGACGCCCACGCGTCACCCCCGTTCGGCGCGCCTCCGGTCGGCCGCCGGGTGGGTGCTGACCGGGGCGCTGGTCGGGGTGCTGGTCTGGTTCGGCTGGCCGAGCACGCTGGGCGGCTGCACCACGCTGACCATCGTCTCCGGCCACTCCATGGAACCGACGTACTACACCGGTGACCTGGTGGTGTCCCGCTGCGGCGTGCCCGCGACCGGCGACGTGGTGGTCTACACCCCGCCCGGTGTGGACCACGGCCGGGTGATTCACCGCGTGGTCGGTGGCGATGCCGCCCACGGGTGGGCGATCCGTGGTGACAACAACGACTTCTACGACCCGTGGCGGCCCACCCAGGAGGACGTGCTCGGCATCGCGGTGCTGCACGTCCCGGGCCTGGGCCGGGTGGCGTCGATCCTGCTCGACCCGTGGGCCTGGGCATCGCTGCTGGTGATCGCGGGCGGCGTCCTGCTCTGGCCGTCGAAGCCCGGGCCGGACACCGCGCCCCCGACCGACACCGGCGCCGAGCGGCCGCTGCCGGAGCCGGTGGCATGA
- a CDS encoding glycoside hydrolase family 15, whose product MSAARAATAVVALSALAVGLVTWGASGPRSARIALYSEGVVLEADGSRTLVPEGAEPLLHDGTRVLDDPTTDTDDALAAEQRAWLAAGDLPGAEGPYADLVTDALLDLHTLVLDDGAAVAAWSPYWRYVWPRDSSFVAVALARTGHVEDALAILDFLAGVQEPDGSFQARYLPDGTGDTPDDRGEQTDGTGWVLWAAHEVAIAADDPVATATTLRPLVDITARHAERLVAGDGLPEASPDYWEVHESELTLGTVAPVLAGLEGASAFYTLLGDATAAAAARSAADLTRTAIQEDFDEFGRYADGDLADAASAFTLPPFQPTALDGALSAWQESAADMARPAGGLAPGAGWRQDGISWTPQTSLYALTAASNGDRDQAVAWLDWLDAHRTDLGALPEKVLDDGSPAAVAPLAWTAACVVLAVDALDD is encoded by the coding sequence ATGTCAGCCGCGCGCGCCGCCACCGCCGTCGTCGCGCTGTCCGCCCTCGCCGTCGGGCTGGTCACCTGGGGGGCGAGCGGCCCGCGCAGCGCCCGGATCGCGCTGTACTCCGAGGGGGTCGTCCTGGAGGCGGACGGCAGCCGCACCCTGGTCCCCGAGGGCGCGGAACCGCTGCTGCACGACGGCACCCGCGTGCTGGACGACCCCACCACCGACACCGACGACGCCCTGGCCGCCGAGCAACGCGCCTGGCTGGCGGCCGGTGACTTGCCCGGCGCCGAGGGCCCCTACGCGGATCTGGTCACCGACGCCCTGCTGGACCTGCACACCCTGGTGCTGGACGACGGTGCCGCGGTGGCCGCCTGGTCGCCGTACTGGCGCTACGTCTGGCCCCGGGACTCGTCCTTCGTGGCGGTCGCCCTGGCTCGCACCGGCCACGTCGAGGACGCGCTGGCGATCCTGGACTTCCTCGCCGGCGTCCAGGAGCCCGACGGGTCGTTCCAAGCCCGCTACCTGCCCGACGGCACCGGCGACACCCCGGACGACCGCGGCGAGCAGACCGACGGCACCGGATGGGTGCTGTGGGCCGCGCACGAGGTGGCGATCGCCGCCGACGACCCGGTGGCCACCGCCACCACGCTGCGCCCGCTGGTGGACATCACGGCACGCCATGCCGAACGCCTGGTCGCCGGGGACGGCCTGCCGGAGGCGTCACCCGACTACTGGGAGGTGCACGAGAGCGAGCTCACCCTGGGCACCGTGGCGCCGGTGCTGGCCGGGCTGGAGGGCGCCTCGGCGTTCTACACCCTGCTCGGCGACGCGACGGCGGCGGCGGCGGCCCGCTCGGCCGCCGACCTGACCCGGACCGCGATCCAGGAGGACTTCGACGAGTTCGGGCGCTACGCGGACGGCGACCTGGCGGATGCGGCGAGCGCCTTCACCCTGCCGCCGTTCCAGCCGACCGCCCTGGACGGCGCGCTGTCCGCCTGGCAGGAGTCGGCCGCCGACATGGCACGTCCGGCCGGTGGACTGGCACCGGGCGCCGGCTGGCGGCAGGACGGCATCTCCTGGACGCCTCAGACCTCGCTGTACGCGCTCACCGCGGCGAGCAACGGCGACCGCGACCAGGCGGTCGCCTGGCTGGACTGGCTGGACGCGCACCGGACCGATCTGGGGGCACTGCCGGAGAAGGTGCTGGACGACGGCTCACCGGCCGCCGTGGCACCCCTCGCCTGGACCGCCGCGTGTGTGGTGCTGGCGGTCGACGCCCTGGACGACTGA
- a CDS encoding response regulator transcription factor has product MTENAARAIRVAIVEDQPLFRSMLELTLGSAPGVRVVASVGTVREATAVLRPGAVDVAVLDIDLPDGNGIALGVTVRRGQPNLGILLLSAHDAMDLLLDLPPDVASGWSYLSKTTSTSADTLVQAIRAAAAGRTTLDPVLLDRMSPRAGSAVARLTDRQYAVLRLLAQGLSNAGIGEVLHITEKSVQNHINGIYGTLGIDADPARNPRVTAALRLLEETGRAAG; this is encoded by the coding sequence ATGACCGAGAACGCCGCCCGTGCCATCCGTGTGGCCATCGTCGAGGATCAGCCGCTGTTCCGCTCCATGTTGGAGCTGACCCTGGGCTCCGCGCCCGGTGTGCGGGTGGTCGCGTCGGTGGGCACGGTCCGTGAGGCCACCGCCGTGCTGCGCCCGGGTGCCGTCGACGTGGCGGTGCTCGACATCGACCTGCCCGACGGGAACGGCATCGCGCTCGGCGTGACAGTCCGCCGCGGCCAGCCGAACCTCGGCATCCTGCTGCTGTCGGCGCACGACGCGATGGACCTGCTGCTCGATCTGCCGCCGGATGTGGCCAGCGGGTGGAGCTACCTGTCCAAGACCACGTCGACCAGCGCCGACACCCTGGTGCAGGCGATCCGGGCCGCCGCCGCCGGGCGCACGACGCTGGACCCGGTGCTGCTGGACCGGATGTCGCCGCGGGCCGGTTCGGCGGTGGCACGGCTGACCGACCGGCAGTACGCGGTGCTCCGCCTCCTGGCACAGGGACTGTCCAACGCGGGCATCGGCGAGGTGCTGCACATCACCGAGAAGTCGGTGCAGAACCACATCAACGGGATCTACGGCACCCTCGGCATCGACGCCGACCCGGCACGCAACCCGCGGGTCACGGCGGCGCTGCGGCTGCTGGAGGAGACCGGCCGAGCCGCCGGCTGA
- a CDS encoding cold-shock protein, whose product MSQGTVKWFNAEKGYGFITPADGTQDLFVHFSAIQTEGYRSLEEGQNVEFEVGQGTKGPQAEQVRPL is encoded by the coding sequence ATGTCGCAGGGCACCGTCAAGTGGTTCAACGCCGAGAAGGGCTACGGGTTCATCACCCCGGCCGACGGCACTCAGGATCTGTTCGTGCACTTCAGCGCGATCCAGACCGAGGGCTACCGCAGCCTCGAGGAGGGCCAGAACGTCGAGTTCGAGGTCGGTCAGGGCACCAAGGGTCCCCAGGCCGAGCAGGTTCGACCGCTCTGA
- a CDS encoding LytR C-terminal domain-containing protein, which translates to MTKGNYPYPEDEFDAEPGVDTPVGVHRAPRTWWSRWWPFVAVIVLVPAVTIGAVLWASSWDGLGNKNDQANVELTDDPVDTPTDGAADAEQPGDPAATDGSTDGEQAPEAPATEEPPAATVDYAQAIDVLNAANRQGLAADVADRLGTAGFTSVTAGNGSASIADVTTVFYASPELQPTAQAVADSLGITTVTESADNAGSGVTVLLRRDFAN; encoded by the coding sequence GTGACGAAGGGCAACTACCCGTATCCCGAGGACGAGTTCGACGCCGAACCGGGCGTGGACACGCCGGTCGGTGTGCACCGCGCACCCCGGACCTGGTGGTCGCGCTGGTGGCCCTTCGTGGCGGTGATCGTGCTGGTGCCCGCCGTCACCATCGGCGCCGTGCTCTGGGCCTCGTCCTGGGACGGCCTGGGGAACAAGAACGACCAGGCGAACGTCGAGCTGACCGATGACCCGGTGGACACCCCCACCGACGGTGCCGCGGACGCCGAGCAGCCGGGCGACCCGGCTGCCACCGACGGCAGCACCGACGGTGAGCAGGCGCCGGAGGCCCCGGCCACCGAGGAGCCCCCGGCGGCCACCGTCGACTACGCCCAGGCGATCGACGTGCTCAACGCGGCGAACCGCCAGGGCCTGGCGGCGGACGTCGCCGACCGGCTCGGCACCGCCGGGTTCACCTCGGTCACCGCCGGCAACGGCAGCGCCTCGATCGCGGACGTGACGACGGTGTTCTACGCCTCGCCGGAGCTGCAGCCGACCGCGCAGGCGGTGGCCGACAGCCTGGGGATCACGACGGTCACCGAGTCCGCGGACAACGCCGGGAGCGGCGTGACGGTGCTGCTGCGCCGCGACTTCGCCAACTGA
- a CDS encoding SGNH/GDSL hydrolase family protein — protein sequence MTTDLPRWERYVAVGDSFSEGLWDAPHGQDAPMRGWADVLAGHLSVRRRAAGLAPLRYANLAVRGKLLRPIVTEQVPAALRMEPDLVSLVGGGNDILRPAADVDRLARNLEAAVERIRATGADVLLATGMDVAGAGLMTATRPRVAIFNAHLWSIARRHGAYVVDLWGMRHLKDLRMWAPDRIHLTTESHARVAQGALVALGLTPDDAAWDEPLAPAPPVSRAAQARADAEWLRSHVYPWATHRLHGTSSGDGRRAKRPELTEV from the coding sequence ATGACCACGGATCTGCCGCGCTGGGAGCGCTACGTCGCCGTCGGGGACTCGTTCAGCGAGGGACTCTGGGACGCGCCCCACGGTCAGGACGCGCCGATGCGCGGCTGGGCCGATGTGCTGGCCGGGCACCTGTCCGTCCGTCGGCGCGCGGCCGGGCTCGCCCCGCTGCGGTACGCGAACCTCGCGGTGCGCGGCAAGCTGCTCCGGCCGATCGTGACCGAGCAGGTCCCGGCGGCGCTGCGGATGGAGCCCGACCTGGTCAGCCTGGTCGGCGGCGGCAACGACATCCTGCGCCCGGCGGCCGATGTCGACCGGCTCGCGCGCAACCTGGAGGCGGCGGTGGAGCGGATCCGGGCCACCGGTGCCGATGTCCTGCTGGCCACCGGGATGGACGTGGCCGGTGCCGGGCTGATGACCGCCACCCGGCCGCGGGTCGCGATCTTCAACGCGCACCTGTGGTCGATCGCCCGGCGGCACGGTGCCTACGTGGTCGACCTGTGGGGGATGCGCCACCTCAAGGACCTGCGGATGTGGGCGCCCGACCGGATCCACCTGACCACCGAATCGCACGCCCGGGTCGCCCAGGGCGCCCTGGTCGCCCTCGGTCTCACGCCGGACGACGCCGCCTGGGACGAGCCGCTCGCCCCGGCTCCCCCGGTCTCCCGCGCCGCCCAGGCCCGCGCCGACGCCGAGTGGCTGCGCAGCCACGTCTACCCGTGGGCCACCCACCGACTGCACGGCACCAGCTCCGGTGACGGCCGCCGGGCCAAGCGACCCGAGCTGACCGAGGTCTGA
- a CDS encoding alpha/beta hydrolase has translation MTRAVIVHGTGGSPDVVWLPWLAQRLAARGWQVDRPHFPDVNVTPVADFLPGALARMAVDADTVLIGHSGGAALLLAVLEAIEVRVPQAVLVAGYSTSPSGDPEPVLRESYDWDRIAAHAEDLVLINSMTDPYGCDWRQGMAIRDRVGGTLVIRDEGHFGDWNQEFDEFPLLDRLIHD, from the coding sequence ATGACCCGCGCAGTGATCGTGCACGGTACCGGCGGCAGCCCGGATGTGGTCTGGCTGCCCTGGCTCGCCCAGCGGTTGGCGGCCCGCGGCTGGCAGGTCGACCGACCGCACTTCCCGGATGTGAACGTCACCCCGGTGGCGGACTTCCTGCCCGGTGCGCTGGCGCGGATGGCCGTCGACGCCGACACGGTGCTGATCGGGCACTCCGGGGGCGCTGCCCTGCTGCTGGCGGTGCTGGAGGCGATCGAGGTGCGGGTGCCCCAGGCGGTGCTGGTCGCCGGGTACAGCACCTCGCCCAGCGGTGACCCCGAGCCGGTGCTGCGGGAGTCGTACGACTGGGACCGGATCGCCGCCCATGCCGAGGACCTGGTGCTGATCAACTCGATGACCGACCCCTACGGCTGCGACTGGCGGCAGGGGATGGCGATCCGGGACCGGGTCGGCGGGACGCTGGTGATCCGGGACGAGGGGCACTTCGGCGACTGGAACCAGGAGTTCGACGAGTTCCCGCTCCTGGACCGCCTGATCCACGACTGA
- a CDS encoding glycoside hydrolase family 3 C-terminal domain-containing protein codes for MTGVDALTLLEKAALLTGGSVFGTRELPRRGVRSLLMADGPHGVRKQLGSADHLGIAASQEATCFPTAAAVANSWDPELAERVGAALGAEAAAQDVDVLLGPGLNIKRSPVGGRNFEYFSEDPLLSGKLAAGYVRGIQSQGVAACPKHFAANSQELRRMASDSIVDERTLREVYLSAFGIVVTEAHPRSIMSSYNLINGVYAHEDPFLLGTVLRDEWGFDGAVISDWGGSNDIVSAVEAGGTLEMPAAGLDSARQIVRAVRDGRLAEADLDARAAEVLRLIDDAREPGTAPAVDPDAHHRLARETAARSAVLLKNQDAVLPLAAGTRVAVIGDFALTPRYQGAGSSAVNPTRVDSVAELVGDSGLDPVAVLPGFRRDGRPDTELRDAALAAAGRADVTLLFLGLPEVAESEGMDRADLRLPDAQVELLTALAGSGARVVVVLAAGGVVEMPWLDSAQAVLHAYLSGQAGAGGVLDVLTGAVNPSGRLAETVPVTLGDTPMADHFPSEGQYAQYREGLYVGYRYFTTAGVPVAFPFGFGLSYTDFALSDLTATPESATVTVTNTGDRAGAHVAQVYARRRTPGVHRPTRTLAGFARVELAAGESRTVTIPLASFRHWDIATGAWQVESGTWTILAGSHVDDLPLSADVEVTGTVEPRTEALPEAYRTGQVAAVTDADFSALLGRPLPEPRRAGPLGVNDPLSAMEHAPSPLARLAYRILASRRAAADRKGAPDLNILFLLNMPFRAIGKMTNGMVSTEMVDGIVRIVNGHFFSGTGRTVAAFVRNWCANRRTAAQL; via the coding sequence ATGACGGGCGTGGACGCGCTGACCCTGTTGGAGAAGGCGGCGCTGCTGACCGGTGGGTCGGTGTTCGGGACCCGGGAGCTGCCGCGGCGGGGGGTGCGCTCGCTGCTGATGGCGGACGGGCCGCATGGGGTGCGCAAGCAGCTGGGGTCGGCCGACCACCTGGGGATCGCGGCGTCGCAGGAGGCGACCTGCTTCCCGACGGCGGCGGCGGTGGCGAACTCGTGGGACCCGGAGCTGGCCGAGCGGGTGGGTGCGGCGCTGGGCGCCGAGGCGGCGGCGCAGGACGTGGACGTGCTGCTCGGCCCCGGGCTGAACATCAAGCGGTCGCCGGTGGGTGGCCGCAACTTCGAGTACTTCTCCGAGGACCCGCTGCTGTCGGGCAAGCTCGCGGCGGGCTACGTGCGCGGCATCCAGTCGCAGGGGGTGGCGGCCTGCCCGAAGCACTTCGCGGCGAACTCCCAGGAGCTGCGCCGGATGGCGTCGGACTCGATCGTGGACGAGCGCACGCTGCGTGAGGTCTACCTGTCGGCCTTCGGGATCGTGGTGACCGAGGCGCACCCGCGGTCGATCATGTCCTCCTACAACCTGATCAACGGGGTGTACGCCCACGAGGACCCGTTCCTGCTGGGCACCGTGCTGCGGGACGAGTGGGGCTTCGACGGGGCGGTGATCTCCGACTGGGGTGGCTCGAACGACATCGTGTCGGCGGTCGAGGCCGGTGGCACGCTGGAGATGCCGGCCGCGGGGCTGGACTCGGCGCGGCAGATCGTCCGGGCGGTGCGTGACGGCCGGCTGGCCGAGGCGGATCTGGACGCCCGGGCCGCGGAGGTGCTGCGCCTGATCGACGACGCGCGCGAGCCGGGCACCGCACCGGCGGTGGACCCGGACGCCCATCACCGGCTCGCCCGGGAGACGGCCGCGCGGTCGGCGGTGCTGCTCAAGAACCAGGACGCGGTGCTGCCCCTGGCGGCGGGCACCCGGGTCGCGGTGATCGGCGACTTCGCGCTGACCCCCCGGTACCAGGGTGCCGGGTCGTCGGCGGTGAACCCCACCCGGGTGGACAGCGTGGCCGAGCTGGTGGGCGACTCCGGCCTGGACCCGGTGGCGGTGCTGCCGGGCTTCCGCCGGGACGGTCGGCCGGACACCGAGCTGCGGGATGCCGCACTGGCGGCAGCCGGGCGGGCCGATGTGACCCTGCTGTTCCTCGGACTGCCGGAGGTCGCGGAGTCCGAGGGGATGGACCGCGCCGATCTGCGGCTGCCGGACGCCCAGGTGGAGCTGCTGACGGCGCTGGCCGGGTCGGGGGCGCGCGTGGTCGTGGTGCTCGCGGCCGGTGGTGTGGTCGAGATGCCGTGGCTGGACTCGGCGCAGGCGGTGCTGCACGCCTACCTCTCCGGCCAGGCGGGCGCGGGCGGCGTCCTGGACGTGCTGACCGGCGCGGTGAACCCCTCCGGCCGGTTGGCCGAGACGGTGCCCGTGACGCTGGGCGACACCCCGATGGCCGACCACTTCCCCTCCGAGGGCCAGTACGCGCAGTACCGCGAGGGCCTGTACGTCGGCTACCGCTACTTCACGACCGCGGGTGTCCCGGTGGCCTTCCCCTTCGGCTTCGGGCTGTCCTACACCGACTTCGCGCTGAGCGACCTGACCGCGACCCCCGAGTCGGCGACGGTGACCGTGACCAACACCGGCGACCGGGCCGGTGCGCACGTCGCGCAGGTGTACGCCCGCCGCCGGACCCCGGGTGTGCACCGGCCGACCCGGACCCTCGCCGGATTCGCCCGGGTGGAGCTGGCGGCGGGGGAGTCGCGCACCGTGACGATCCCGCTGGCCTCCTTCCGGCACTGGGACATCGCGACCGGTGCCTGGCAGGTGGAGTCGGGCACCTGGACGATCCTGGCCGGGTCGCACGTCGACGACCTGCCGCTGTCCGCCGACGTCGAGGTCACCGGAACCGTCGAGCCGCGCACCGAGGCACTGCCGGAGGCTTACCGCACCGGTCAGGTCGCCGCGGTCACCGACGCCGACTTCTCCGCGCTGCTCGGCCGCCCGCTGCCGGAACCGCGCCGGGCCGGGCCGCTCGGGGTGAACGACCCGCTGTCGGCGATGGAGCACGCCCCCTCACCGCTGGCCCGCCTCGCCTATCGGATCCTGGCCTCCCGGCGTGCGGCGGCCGATCGCAAGGGCGCGCCCGACCTGAACATCCTGTTCCTGCTCAACATGCCGTTCCGGGCCATCGGGAAGATGACCAACGGCATGGTCAGCACCGAGATGGTGGACGGCATCGTCCGGATCGTGAACGGGCACTTCTTCTCCGGCACGGGACGCACCGTGGCCGCATTCGTCCGCAACTGGTGCGCCAACCGGCGCACCGCCGCACAGCTCTGA
- a CDS encoding glycosyltransferase family 2 protein, with the protein MTPVLTVVVPAYNAAGYLGRALDSVVGVAGVEVLVVDDGSTDDTAALAQQYVDRGLARLIRQANGGHGAAINTGLAHARGDYLKVLDADDWLNPQALAAVVERLSTGPEVDLLVSNFVYEKVGKKHKTVVHYRGALPTGEAIGWQRTRRFAKRQYLMMHALTYRTAVLREVGLRLPEHTFYVDNLYALVPLSRVRTLTYLDVDLYRYFIGRSDQSVQESVMLRRLDQQLRVNRLMLDHVASTPVSDRRLRAYRLHYVAIICAVSSILLIRAGSLAEKDKLWTELRAQDRWLYRRVRWSVLGQLSNLPGRTGRRVSVLAYRVAQRAIGFS; encoded by the coding sequence ATGACCCCGGTGCTGACCGTCGTGGTCCCGGCCTACAACGCCGCCGGGTACCTGGGCCGGGCGCTGGACTCGGTGGTGGGGGTGGCCGGGGTCGAGGTGCTGGTCGTCGACGACGGATCCACCGATGACACCGCGGCTCTGGCCCAGCAGTACGTGGACCGGGGTCTGGCCCGGTTGATCCGGCAGGCCAACGGCGGGCACGGGGCGGCGATCAACACCGGCCTGGCGCACGCCCGCGGCGACTACCTCAAGGTGCTGGATGCCGACGACTGGTTGAACCCGCAGGCGCTGGCAGCGGTGGTCGAGCGGCTGAGCACCGGCCCCGAGGTCGATCTGCTGGTGTCGAACTTCGTCTACGAGAAGGTCGGCAAGAAGCACAAGACGGTGGTGCACTACCGGGGTGCCCTGCCGACCGGGGAGGCGATCGGCTGGCAGCGCACCCGCCGGTTCGCCAAGCGGCAGTACCTGATGATGCACGCCCTGACCTACCGCACCGCGGTGCTGCGCGAGGTCGGGCTGCGGCTGCCGGAGCACACCTTCTACGTGGACAACCTCTACGCGTTGGTGCCGCTGAGCCGGGTGCGGACGCTGACCTACCTGGATGTCGACCTGTACCGGTACTTCATCGGACGCTCCGACCAGTCGGTGCAGGAGTCGGTGATGCTGCGCCGCCTGGACCAGCAGCTCCGGGTGAACCGGCTGATGCTGGACCACGTCGCGTCGACGCCGGTGTCCGACCGGCGGTTGCGTGCGTACCGCCTGCACTACGTGGCGATCATCTGCGCGGTGTCCTCGATCCTGCTGATCCGGGCCGGGTCGTTGGCCGAGAAGGACAAGCTCTGGACCGAGCTGCGGGCGCAGGACCGCTGGCTGTACCGCCGGGTGCGCTGGTCGGTGCTCGGGCAGCTGAGCAACCTCCCGGGCCGGACCGGGCGCCGGGTGTCGGTGCTGGCCTACCGGGTGGCGCAGCGGGCGATCGGGTTCAGCTGA